In a single window of the Streptomyces sp. NBC_00353 genome:
- a CDS encoding AAA family ATPase, giving the protein MRTAGGAVAEGCSADHDRLVDSTVKIRQDRRMLRWERPVVVAVCGSPGAGKTTVACATARRLGVPFLTRDEIKVGLGLSSASVGKGGGVQLNPDFHIAGGPVSLRAEAVMVNAARLFASSGVSFVVESSVLSHKLLDALLASDARVLAVHVVAHESVIDERLRARAAEGGAVDRQLSSQFQRGEMKRSIFDPPGGVDVVVEVDTSDDGDPDIEPIEAAVVALIR; this is encoded by the coding sequence ATGCGAACTGCGGGCGGTGCGGTCGCTGAGGGCTGCTCGGCTGACCATGATCGGCTCGTAGACAGCACGGTCAAGATCCGGCAGGATCGGCGGATGTTGAGGTGGGAACGGCCGGTGGTGGTCGCCGTATGCGGGTCCCCGGGGGCCGGAAAGACCACCGTTGCCTGCGCAACGGCGCGTCGCCTCGGTGTGCCGTTCCTGACCCGGGATGAGATCAAGGTCGGTCTCGGGCTGTCCTCCGCCTCCGTCGGCAAGGGCGGCGGTGTTCAGCTCAACCCGGACTTCCACATCGCCGGCGGTCCTGTGAGCCTCCGCGCTGAGGCCGTGATGGTCAACGCAGCCCGGCTCTTCGCCTCCTCAGGGGTGAGCTTCGTCGTGGAGTCCTCCGTGTTGTCGCACAAGCTGCTGGATGCGCTACTCGCATCTGACGCCCGAGTGCTCGCTGTTCACGTCGTCGCCCACGAATCGGTCATCGACGAGCGCCTCCGCGCCCGAGCGGCCGAAGGCGGGGCAGTCGACCGACAGCTCTCATCTCAGTTCCAGCGAGGCGAGATGAAGCGGTCGATTTTCGATCCGCCGGGTGGAGTCGATGTCGTCGTTGAAGTCGACACCTCAGATGATGGTGATCCGGACATCGAACCCATCGAGGCAGCCGTCGTCGCCCTGATTCGGTGA
- a CDS encoding cold shock domain-containing protein has product MVTATVREWDDEQGWGVLDSPETPGGCFGHYADIQATGFRTLSAGQQVDLTWEAPGFKQDGYDYRAVSIVPRTA; this is encoded by the coding sequence ATGGTGACTGCGACTGTCCGCGAGTGGGACGACGAGCAGGGGTGGGGCGTTCTCGACTCCCCCGAGACCCCCGGCGGCTGCTTCGGCCACTACGCCGACATCCAGGCGACCGGCTTCCGCACGCTGTCGGCCGGACAGCAGGTCGACCTCACATGGGAAGCCCCTGGCTTCAAGCAGGACGGGTACGACTACCGCGCGGTGAGCATCGTGCCCCGGACTGCCTGA